The Streptococcus sp. oral taxon 431 nucleotide sequence ATCAATTTATCAAAAATTGTCAATTACTTTTTTTGGTTTTTAGCCATTAGTTCTCTCAATTTTTTTGTTTTTAGACGAGAGATAGGACAACGATGATCTTCATAAAATACAACTTCCATTTTTTTACGATCAATTTCTCTCACATTACCAATATTGACTAAAAATGACTTGTGAGCTAGATAAAAACGTTGGGTTTCCTTATCCTTTTCTTGAATATCTGTCATTGTTCCATAGAATTCTTTTGCAAAATTCTTACCTACAATCCGTAATTTATGAGAAGTTCCAGTTGTTTCAATGTAGAGAATATCATGATAAGGAATACAAAGATCATTTCCTTTGTAACTATAATCAAAATAATCAACGACTGATTGGTTTTCAAGTAAAGTAGTCTTAGTGTAAAGCACACAGTCGGCAACTCTATTTTTAAAAACTTGATCACTGGTTTCTTTATCAATGAAATCCAATGCTGAAACTTTGTATTTATAAGTCAAGGTAGCAAATTCAGATCGACTTGTAATAAAAACAATAATGGCATAAGGATTGCGGTGACGAATAAATTGAGCAACCTCAAATCCTTTTCTCTCAATCCCATTGATATCAATATCTAGAAAATAAAGCTGATTGACTTCATCATGCTCTACATATTCCATAAATTCTCTTACTTTTCCTGTTGTTTTATAGGAGATAGGAATATTTGTTTCCTTAGAAATTTTATTTAGAGTTGTTTCCAACCTTACTTGGTGTTCTATAATATCTTCTAAAATCAATACTTTCATATCAGTTCCCTCTTAAATCTAATTACTTGTTTAAATACATCATTATCAATTTCTGTTTCTAAAATAACATTGTCATATTTTCCTAAAATTTCTTTAACATTATTAAGTC carries:
- the comE gene encoding competence system response regulator transcription factor ComE; protein product: MKVLILEDIIEHQVRLETTLNKISKETNIPISYKTTGKVREFMEYVEHDEVNQLYFLDIDINGIERKGFEVAQFIRHRNPYAIIVFITSRSEFATLTYKYKVSALDFIDKETSDQVFKNRVADCVLYTKTTLLENQSVVDYFDYSYKGNDLCIPYHDILYIETTGTSHKLRIVGKNFAKEFYGTMTDIQEKDKETQRFYLAHKSFLVNIGNVREIDRKKMEVVFYEDHRCPISRLKTKKLRELMAKNQKK